AGTTCTCCAAAGGATTGAACTGCTGCATTCAGTCTCTCACTGACTTCTGGTCTCTTTACATTCCTCAGAAATTCCAGCTCTTCTTCAAGTCTCTTTAATCCTTCCTTTGTTACATAAACTTTATCTCTCTTAGGTGTTATCACCTTATCCTTCTTTGTTTCCATTCTTCCTCCTTAAAGTTCTATTATATTGGGTTTTATGTTCAGTTCATCTATTAAATCATAGTAGTCCTTCTCAGTCAACTCTTCAGGTTTCTTACCTGTATATGCACATATGACCGCTTCCATAACATTTGTACCAAAGGTTCTTCCATCAAATTCAGGCGTAGTGGTTACAAGAAGTTTTACTCCCCTCTTTCTAAGAAAATCTCTGTCCTCAAGGGTAGTAGTGTTTGTAAATACAATTTTCCCTGTTAGATCCTCAGGCATATGCTTCTTTATGTATAAGAAATCTCCCGCAATCACATCTGCCCATTTGTAGTATTTTTCATACTTTGGTTTTACCTTTTCCTGTGATTCTCCTGTTGGGTAAAGCCACTTGTAAGGGAGTCTCCTTGCTATAGGCACTATTATAGATGCAAGAAGGAGGAAAGATGAATGTCTATAGATTGGAATTGGAATTCCTAAGGAGAACATCATATCTCCAAATAAAACTTTACATCCTGCCTCTAAAAAACCCTCAGCCATTCCGTATCTACTCACCCCTGAAGCAACCAACACCTTTGTTCCCTCTTTAATAAATCCCTTCTCTTTTATGTAAAAAACTGCCTTCTTTTCTAAAGTATCCTTAAGCCATTGTCCATCACATATGGGAGTTTTCTTTACATCCTTTATCATATTTTCAACACTTTTAAGGGTTGTCCTTTTTTTACCTATGCTTATGTAGAGATCTGCTCCACCAAGTCCAAGGGCATCAACCTTTCCATCAAGTTCTTTAAGGAGACTCATAAATTTTTCAATATCTCCATCAGTCCCAATTCTCTCAATGCTAAACTTTTCACCAAGTATTTCAACCTCAACCTTTTTATCTCTTTTTGAAGAACCAAGACTTACGCTTACTACCCTCTTCATCCTTCACCTCTTATATCCATATTTTAAATTTCTCCAAAAGGGAGAAGAGTTCTTTTATAGATTTTACCCCATTTAAGATTTTATTCAACCTGTTTATACCTGAATATCCCTTTAAATACTTTGGAACATGCAGTTTCATCTGGATCAGTGCATAGTTCTCATCAAAATTCTCTAAAAGAAGTTTTGCATGTAACTTAATCATCTCTATTCTTTCTTTTAATGACACTCTTACTGGAATTTTATTGTTGTAGAGGTAGTCTTTTATCTCCATGAATATCCATGGATTTCCAATTGCTGCTCTCCCAATCATAACCCCATCACATCCAGTTTCTTTAATCATTCTTTCTGCATCAAGGTAGTTTCTAATATCTCCACTTCCAATTACAGGGATTTTCACACTTTCCTTTAAGGCTCTTATCTCTTCCCACTCTGCTTTGCCTGAAAATCCCATGTCTACTGTTCTTGGATGAAGAGTTATCATACTTATCCCCTCCTCTTCAAGGAGTTTTCCTACCTCAATAAAACTCTTATTTCTTTTATTGATACC
This sequence is a window from Caldisericia bacterium. Protein-coding genes within it:
- the dusB gene encoding tRNA dihydrouridine synthase DusB, whose protein sequence is MKIGNLTTESNIFLAPLHRFNDPAFLNLCSKMGAGIVFTGMVSSYKIVKKGIDFKIIGDTKPIAIQIFGSDEKIMGEAAKVSSDFFDLIDINLGCPSRKVFESGSGSALLSDLKKLRKIIRSVVKNASVPVSAKIRSGINKRNKSFIEVGKLLEEEGISMITLHPRTVDMGFSGKAEWEEIRALKESVKIPVIGSGDIRNYLDAERMIKETGCDGVMIGRAAIGNPWIFMEIKDYLYNNKIPVRVSLKERIEMIKLHAKLLLENFDENYALIQMKLHVPKYLKGYSGINRLNKILNGVKSIKELFSLLEKFKIWI
- a CDS encoding quinate 5-dehydrogenase yields the protein MKRVVSVSLGSSKRDKKVEVEILGEKFSIERIGTDGDIEKFMSLLKELDGKVDALGLGGADLYISIGKKRTTLKSVENMIKDVKKTPICDGQWLKDTLEKKAVFYIKEKGFIKEGTKVLVASGVSRYGMAEGFLEAGCKVLFGDMMFSLGIPIPIYRHSSFLLLASIIVPIARRLPYKWLYPTGESQEKVKPKYEKYYKWADVIAGDFLYIKKHMPEDLTGKIVFTNTTTLEDRDFLRKRGVKLLVTTTPEFDGRTFGTNVMEAVICAYTGKKPEELTEKDYYDLIDELNIKPNIIEL